From a single Mycolicibacterium moriokaense genomic region:
- a CDS encoding IF2 family translation initiation factor produces MNIVEAPLAVLRLQYRIARFPLELIEQHVFSRMDSEAPARLFYERSFGLLDSTVGNALGDKELADRGTVLAQRSDALGRAARLDAAADRAQQQSRAGLKATSNKASKEQQDARATAQDKIDDARASADEQKREASVASAQRTAAAKKQADEVAAQRTKAAEAAKREEHAKIGANEQAAAKAAASKLEDAAEERAEADAKRAQADQIEDLADAEKRKRQTSPQGG; encoded by the coding sequence ATGAATATCGTCGAGGCCCCACTGGCCGTCTTGCGCCTTCAATACCGAATCGCACGATTCCCTCTCGAGTTGATCGAGCAGCATGTCTTCAGCCGCATGGACTCGGAGGCACCCGCGCGCTTGTTTTACGAACGGTCGTTCGGCCTGCTTGATTCCACGGTCGGGAATGCGTTGGGCGACAAGGAACTTGCAGATAGAGGCACTGTGCTCGCCCAACGCAGCGATGCGCTCGGCCGAGCAGCGCGGCTGGATGCGGCCGCCGATCGGGCCCAGCAGCAATCACGCGCCGGCCTGAAGGCCACGAGCAACAAGGCCAGCAAAGAGCAACAGGACGCACGCGCCACCGCGCAGGACAAGATCGATGACGCCCGCGCCTCGGCCGATGAGCAGAAGCGCGAGGCGTCGGTGGCGAGCGCCCAGCGCACCGCCGCCGCGAAGAAGCAGGCCGACGAAGTTGCGGCACAGCGCACCAAGGCGGCGGAAGCGGCAAAGCGCGAGGAGCACGCCAAGATTGGTGCCAACGAGCAGGCGGCGGCCAAGGCCGCGGCGTCGAAGCTCGAGGATGCGGCCGAGGAGCGCGCAGAGGCCGATGCCAAGCGCGCGCAGGCCGATCAGATCGAGGATCTGGCCGACGCCGAGAAGCGCAAGCGCCAGACCTCGCCTCAAGGCGGGTAG
- a CDS encoding cytochrome P450 has protein sequence MTQGPIKQRIHWLALHGLIRGVSKFFARRGDPQGRLLADPAVRADPVAFIDEVRAMGPIVKCRAAYLTVDHKIANDLLRSDDFAVFGIGSNLPKAAQWVADRTRSDLMHPIRPPSMLSVEPPQHTRYRKLVSSVFTPRAVAALRDRVQESANEILEGLTDAGTTDIVDRYCSQLPVTVIGDILGVPEDARPRILEFGELGAPSLDIGLTWRQYQTVNRGIEGFSDWLTNHLRTLHRNPGDDLMSQIILASEDADGGPLTERELLATAGLVLAAGFETTVNLLGNGIRMLLETPEHLETLAARPELWPTAVEEILRLDSPVQLSARIATKDSDVAGVTVRRGKAVIIYLAGANRDPKVFDDPHRFDIERQNAGKHLSFSGGRHFCLGAALARAEGEVGLRTFFERFPDARLAGGGSRRQTRVLRGWSSLPITLGKARTAVS, from the coding sequence ATGACTCAAGGCCCGATCAAGCAGCGGATTCACTGGCTTGCCCTGCACGGCCTGATTCGCGGAGTCTCGAAGTTCTTCGCCCGTAGGGGTGATCCGCAGGGCCGGCTGCTCGCCGACCCGGCCGTGCGAGCCGACCCCGTCGCATTCATCGACGAAGTGCGGGCGATGGGCCCGATCGTCAAGTGCCGGGCCGCGTATCTCACCGTCGACCACAAGATCGCCAACGACCTGTTGCGCTCCGATGATTTCGCGGTCTTCGGTATCGGATCCAATCTGCCCAAAGCGGCGCAGTGGGTGGCGGACCGCACGCGGTCCGATCTCATGCACCCGATTCGGCCGCCTTCGATGCTGTCGGTTGAGCCGCCGCAGCACACCCGCTACCGCAAGCTGGTGTCGTCGGTATTCACCCCACGCGCGGTCGCCGCACTGCGCGACCGCGTCCAGGAATCGGCCAACGAAATTCTCGAGGGGCTCACCGACGCCGGCACCACCGACATCGTCGACCGGTACTGCTCGCAACTTCCCGTCACGGTCATCGGCGACATCCTCGGCGTGCCGGAGGACGCGCGACCGCGGATCCTCGAGTTCGGTGAACTCGGGGCGCCGAGCCTCGACATCGGGTTGACGTGGCGGCAGTACCAGACGGTCAACCGGGGCATCGAGGGCTTCAGCGACTGGCTGACGAACCACCTTCGAACGTTGCACCGCAATCCCGGCGATGACTTGATGAGCCAGATCATCTTGGCCTCCGAGGACGCCGACGGGGGTCCCCTCACGGAGCGGGAGCTGTTGGCGACCGCGGGGCTGGTGCTGGCGGCGGGTTTCGAGACCACGGTCAACCTGCTGGGCAACGGAATTCGGATGCTGCTGGAGACCCCCGAGCATCTCGAGACCCTGGCGGCCCGTCCCGAATTGTGGCCCACGGCGGTCGAGGAGATTCTGCGGCTGGACTCGCCGGTGCAACTGAGTGCGCGTATTGCGACAAAGGACAGCGACGTGGCCGGTGTGACGGTGCGGCGCGGCAAGGCCGTGATCATCTATCTCGCGGGTGCCAACCGCGATCCCAAGGTCTTCGACGATCCGCACAGGTTCGACATCGAACGTCAGAATGCGGGCAAGCACCTTTCGTTCTCGGGCGGCAGGCACTTCTGCCTCGGCGCCGCGCTGGCGCGTGCCGAAGGTGAAGTCGGGCTGCGTACCTTCTTCGAGCGCTTCCCGGACGCACGGCTGGCCGGTGGTGGCAGCCGTCGCCAAACCCGGGTGTTGCGTGGCTGGTCGTCGCTTCCGATCACGCTCGGGAAGGCCCGCACCGCTGTAAGTTAG
- a CDS encoding maleylpyruvate isomerase family mycothiol-dependent enzyme yields MDLRAALLDQTQAFGELVRGADPLTPIPTCPDWTLKQLFRHVGRGTRWAAQIIAERRNEPVNPREARNGKPPDDPDAAIDWLNGGARAAIAAVEQVGSDARVWTAAGMRPAGWWIRRLLHDVAVHRADAALALGADYDLSPELAADAINEWIELMVLQGARMATPPVERGRTLHLHATDAGLGPTGEWSIAHDDGGLTWTHEHGKGDVALRGPARDLLLAIARRRPVAELDIEVFGDSAVWDGWLERTPF; encoded by the coding sequence GTGGACTTACGAGCGGCGCTGCTCGACCAAACCCAGGCATTCGGCGAATTGGTCCGCGGCGCAGACCCTTTGACGCCGATCCCGACCTGTCCCGACTGGACCCTCAAACAGTTGTTCCGCCATGTCGGACGGGGCACGCGATGGGCCGCGCAGATCATCGCCGAGCGCCGCAACGAACCGGTCAACCCGCGCGAAGCACGCAACGGCAAGCCGCCGGACGATCCCGACGCCGCGATCGACTGGCTCAACGGCGGGGCCCGTGCGGCGATCGCCGCAGTCGAACAGGTCGGCTCCGACGCCCGGGTCTGGACCGCTGCGGGCATGCGGCCCGCGGGATGGTGGATACGCCGGCTTCTGCACGACGTGGCGGTGCACCGCGCCGATGCCGCCCTCGCGCTCGGGGCCGACTACGACCTGTCGCCGGAGCTGGCGGCCGACGCCATCAACGAGTGGATCGAGCTCATGGTGCTCCAAGGGGCTCGGATGGCCACGCCGCCGGTGGAGCGCGGCCGCACGCTGCATCTGCACGCCACCGACGCCGGGCTCGGGCCGACCGGGGAATGGTCTATCGCGCATGACGACGGTGGCCTGACCTGGACTCATGAGCACGGTAAGGGGGACGTCGCGCTACGCGGGCCGGCCAGGGATCTGCTGCTCGCGATCGCGCGCAGGCGGCCGGTGGCCGAGCTCGATATCGAGGTTTTCGGCGACTCCGCCGTATGGGACGGGTGGCTCGAGCGCACCCCGTTCTGA
- a CDS encoding CsbD family protein — translation MTEHKKADEARKGLLDSVKGKVKEVAGAVTGNDSLTAEGQLEQAQAKERKEANNVEAVADAEAAKAREQAADARAESAQARAAVNAKTAAAERSAHHQQESLKHAAEKSEQQRAAREKTQAELDAHANIAQAKAEEREDVESAAEEVTDAVDDHLSTTRAASTAKAEADRIRRQADQMTNQADLP, via the coding sequence ATGACTGAGCACAAGAAGGCCGACGAAGCCCGCAAGGGACTACTCGACTCCGTGAAGGGAAAGGTCAAGGAAGTCGCCGGCGCGGTGACCGGCAACGATTCGTTGACCGCGGAGGGCCAGCTTGAACAGGCGCAGGCCAAGGAGCGCAAAGAGGCCAACAACGTCGAGGCTGTCGCCGACGCCGAGGCCGCCAAGGCCCGGGAGCAGGCAGCCGACGCCAGGGCCGAAAGCGCACAGGCCAGAGCTGCGGTGAACGCGAAAACCGCCGCGGCGGAGAGGTCAGCGCATCACCAGCAGGAAAGCCTGAAGCACGCAGCGGAGAAGTCCGAGCAGCAGCGGGCTGCCCGCGAGAAGACCCAGGCCGAGCTCGATGCACACGCCAACATCGCACAGGCCAAAGCGGAGGAGCGTGAAGACGTCGAGTCCGCTGCTGAAGAAGTGACCGATGCAGTCGATGACCATCTTTCCACGACGCGAGCCGCGTCGACCGCGAAGGCCGAGGCTGACCGCATCAGACGGCAAGCTGACCAGATGACCAACCAAGCCGACCTGCCCTGA
- a CDS encoding TetR/AcrR family transcriptional regulator → MARKRMSAEERRVRILDAAVEVFAEHGYTATKMADIAARAGVVPSVLYDHFGSKRELHITLLEVHSAQLRERSLRRLEGGSVEEMVRASISSYFTFIEEDPFFWRVLHQDMHADPEIAAACREIADRGTASIADLIRFGAGDRTQLNGITLDEAAWILARATQSAADGVARWWYENRDTPRDLVVELVVRLLWQGFEGMLRQATTE, encoded by the coding sequence ATGGCAAGGAAGCGGATGTCCGCCGAAGAGCGCCGGGTTCGCATCCTCGACGCAGCCGTGGAGGTGTTCGCCGAGCACGGATACACCGCCACGAAGATGGCCGACATCGCCGCGCGGGCCGGCGTCGTCCCCTCGGTCTTGTACGACCACTTCGGCTCCAAGCGCGAACTGCACATCACGCTTCTGGAGGTGCACTCCGCGCAGTTGCGCGAGCGCTCGCTGCGCCGCCTCGAAGGAGGCTCGGTCGAGGAGATGGTCCGCGCCAGCATTTCGAGCTACTTCACGTTCATCGAGGAGGATCCGTTCTTCTGGCGCGTGCTGCACCAGGACATGCATGCCGATCCGGAGATCGCCGCGGCGTGTCGGGAGATCGCCGATCGCGGGACCGCGAGCATCGCCGATCTGATCCGGTTCGGCGCGGGCGATCGGACGCAGCTGAACGGCATCACCCTCGACGAGGCCGCCTGGATCCTCGCCCGCGCAACACAGTCGGCGGCCGACGGCGTGGCCAGATGGTGGTACGAGAACCGCGATACACCAAGAGACCTCGTCGTCGAGCTCGTTGTCAGGCTGTTGTGGCAGGGTTTCGAAGGGATGCTCAGACAAGCGACGACGGAGTGA
- a CDS encoding (Fe-S)-binding protein, which yields METQMLIRIVVVVLMVAVVGVFALKRVLFLTNLIRSGAKTSVENNRKDNLGKRITTQIEEVFGQTRLLRWSIPGIAHFFTMWGFFILATVYLEAFGQVVDHDFHIPLIGRWDALGFLQDFFAVAVLLGIITFAIIRIVREPKKHGRDSRFYGSHTGGAWLILFMIFNVIWTYALVRGAGANTHALPYGNGAFFSQFMGWVLHPLGETANEWIETLALIGHIAVMLIFLLIVLHSKHLHIGLAPVNVTFKRMPNALGPLLPVEYNGERIDFEDPAEDAILGRGKIEDFTWKAYLDFTTCTECGRCQSQCPAWNTGKPLSPKLVIMNLRDHLFAKAPYILGEKERPLENTPEGGLGEELRGEKHDEEHHVPESGFERILGSGPEQATRPLVGTLEQGGVIDPDVLWSCTTCGACVEQCPVDIEHIDHIVDMRRYQVMMESEFPGELGVLFKNLETKGNPWGQNAKDRTNWIDEVEFDVPVYGKDVESFDGYEYLFWVGCAGAYEDRAKKTTKAVAELLATAGVKYLVLGEGETCNGDSARRSGNEFLFQQLAAQNVETLNELFEGVERVDRKIVVTCPHCFNTLGREYPQVGGNYTVLHHTQLLNRLIRDKKLVPVKPADGGIDITYHDPCYLGRHNKVYEAPRELIGASGAKLTEMPRHADRGLCCGAGGARMWMEEHIGKRVNVERTEEAMDTASTIATGCPFCRVMITDGVDDVAAANDVPKAEVMDVAQLLLGSIDKSSVTLPEKGTAAKEAEERAARIAASAPTEEAAPAEAEEAKPEPAAPAASAAPADTKPVTGLGIAGGAKRPGAKKAAPAAAAPTAEAPAKAEPEVKGLGIATGAKRPGAKKAAAAPAAEPEAEVKGLGIAAGARRPGAKKAAPAAAAPAAAPEAKAEPEAPEPEAPAKPEPEVKGLGIAPGARRPGAKKAAPTAAAPKPADSEPQPAAAEPEPEPAGDSNSEKAAPPVKGLGIAKGARPPGKH from the coding sequence ATGGAAACCCAGATGCTGATCAGGATCGTCGTAGTGGTCCTGATGGTCGCGGTCGTGGGTGTGTTCGCCCTGAAGCGCGTCCTGTTCCTGACGAACCTCATCCGCTCAGGCGCGAAGACGAGCGTCGAGAACAACCGCAAGGACAACCTCGGCAAGCGCATCACCACGCAGATCGAGGAGGTCTTCGGGCAAACCCGACTGCTCCGTTGGTCGATCCCCGGCATCGCCCACTTCTTCACGATGTGGGGCTTCTTCATCCTCGCCACGGTCTACCTCGAGGCGTTCGGTCAGGTAGTCGACCACGACTTCCACATCCCGTTGATCGGCCGGTGGGACGCCCTCGGCTTCCTGCAGGACTTCTTCGCCGTCGCGGTGCTGCTCGGCATCATCACGTTCGCGATCATCCGCATCGTCCGCGAGCCCAAGAAGCACGGCCGCGACTCCCGCTTCTACGGCTCCCACACCGGCGGCGCCTGGCTGATCCTCTTCATGATCTTCAACGTCATCTGGACCTACGCCCTGGTCCGCGGCGCCGGTGCCAACACCCACGCCCTGCCCTACGGCAACGGCGCGTTCTTCTCGCAGTTCATGGGCTGGGTGCTGCATCCGCTCGGCGAGACCGCCAACGAGTGGATCGAGACGCTGGCACTGATCGGCCACATCGCCGTCATGCTGATCTTCCTGCTGATCGTGCTGCACTCCAAGCACCTGCACATCGGTCTGGCGCCGGTCAACGTCACCTTCAAGCGCATGCCCAACGCACTGGGACCGCTGCTGCCCGTCGAGTACAACGGCGAGCGCATCGACTTCGAGGATCCCGCCGAGGACGCGATCCTGGGCCGCGGCAAGATCGAGGACTTCACCTGGAAGGCCTACCTGGACTTCACGACCTGTACCGAGTGCGGGCGGTGCCAGTCGCAGTGCCCCGCGTGGAACACCGGAAAGCCGCTGTCTCCCAAGCTCGTGATCATGAACCTGCGCGATCACCTGTTCGCCAAGGCGCCCTACATCCTCGGTGAGAAGGAACGGCCGCTGGAGAACACCCCCGAAGGTGGGCTCGGCGAAGAACTCCGCGGGGAGAAGCACGACGAGGAACACCACGTGCCCGAGTCGGGCTTCGAGCGCATCCTGGGCTCGGGTCCGGAGCAGGCGACCCGCCCCCTGGTGGGCACCCTCGAACAGGGTGGCGTCATCGATCCGGACGTGTTGTGGTCGTGCACGACGTGCGGTGCGTGCGTCGAGCAGTGCCCGGTCGACATCGAACACATCGACCACATCGTCGACATGCGCCGCTATCAGGTGATGATGGAGTCGGAGTTCCCCGGCGAACTCGGCGTGCTGTTCAAAAACCTTGAGACCAAGGGCAATCCGTGGGGACAGAACGCCAAGGATCGCACCAACTGGATCGACGAGGTCGAATTCGACGTGCCGGTCTACGGCAAGGACGTCGAGTCGTTCGACGGCTACGAGTACCTGTTCTGGGTTGGGTGCGCAGGCGCCTACGAGGACCGGGCCAAGAAGACCACCAAGGCCGTCGCCGAACTGCTGGCGACCGCGGGCGTGAAGTATCTGGTGCTCGGCGAGGGTGAAACCTGTAACGGCGACTCGGCCCGCCGCTCCGGCAACGAGTTCCTCTTCCAGCAGTTGGCCGCCCAGAACGTCGAGACGCTCAACGAGCTCTTCGAGGGCGTCGAACGCGTGGACCGCAAGATCGTCGTCACCTGCCCGCACTGCTTCAACACGCTGGGCCGGGAGTATCCGCAAGTGGGCGGCAACTACACCGTGCTGCACCACACCCAGCTGCTGAACCGGCTGATCCGCGACAAGAAGCTGGTGCCGGTGAAGCCCGCGGACGGCGGAATCGACATCACCTACCACGACCCCTGCTACCTCGGTCGGCACAACAAGGTCTACGAGGCGCCGCGTGAGCTCATCGGCGCATCCGGGGCGAAGCTGACGGAGATGCCGCGCCACGCGGACCGCGGCCTGTGCTGCGGCGCCGGCGGCGCGCGGATGTGGATGGAAGAGCACATCGGCAAGCGCGTCAACGTCGAACGCACCGAAGAGGCGATGGACACCGCGTCGACGATCGCCACCGGCTGCCCGTTCTGCCGCGTGATGATCACCGACGGCGTCGACGACGTCGCAGCGGCCAACGATGTGCCGAAGGCCGAAGTGATGGACGTGGCGCAGCTGCTGCTGGGCTCGATCGACAAGAGCTCGGTCACGCTGCCCGAGAAGGGAACCGCGGCCAAGGAGGCCGAGGAGCGCGCCGCGCGCATCGCGGCGTCCGCCCCCACCGAAGAGGCGGCACCGGCCGAGGCCGAGGAGGCCAAACCGGAACCGGCGGCGCCGGCGGCTTCTGCCGCGCCCGCTGACACGAAGCCCGTGACGGGCCTCGGCATCGCAGGTGGGGCGAAGCGCCCAGGAGCCAAGAAGGCCGCCCCTGCCGCCGCGGCCCCCACCGCCGAAGCCCCGGCGAAGGCGGAGCCCGAGGTCAAGGGCCTCGGCATCGCTACGGGCGCCAAGCGTCCGGGTGCGAAAAAGGCGGCAGCCGCACCCGCAGCCGAGCCGGAAGCCGAGGTCAAGGGTCTCGGCATCGCGGCGGGTGCGCGGCGTCCCGGCGCCAAGAAGGCGGCACCTGCCGCGGCGGCACCGGCGGCTGCACCCGAGGCCAAGGCCGAACCGGAAGCGCCCGAACCGGAAGCGCCCGCGAAGCCAGAACCCGAGGTCAAGGGCCTCGGCATCGCACCCGGTGCGCGCCGTCCCGGCGCCAAGAAGGCGGCGCCGACGGCGGCCGCACCGAAGCCCGCGGACTCGGAACCACAGCCTGCCGCGGCCGAACCGGAGCCCGAGCCCGCGGGTGACAGCAACAGCGAAAAGGCCGCTCCTCCGGTCAAAGGCCTAGGTATCGCCAAGGGTGCCCGGCCGCCTGGCAAACACTGA
- the rfbA gene encoding glucose-1-phosphate thymidylyltransferase RfbA, with protein sequence MKGIILAGGSGTRLYPITMGVSKQLVPVYDKPMIYYPLSTLIMAGIRDIQVITTGDDAPAFHRLLGDGSHFGINLTYAVQDRPDGLAQAFIIGADHIGNDSAALVLGDNIFYGPSLGTSLTRFQNIDGGAIFAYWVANPSAYGVVEFSDDGIALSLEEKPATPKSHYAVPGLYFYDNDVIEIARSIKPSARGEYEITDVNRTYLNQGRLAVEVLARGTAWLDTGTFDSLLDASDYVRTIERRQGLKIGAPEEVAWRAGFIDDDQLATRAKELLKSGYGAYLLGLLER encoded by the coding sequence ATGAAGGGGATCATTCTCGCAGGCGGATCGGGGACACGGCTCTATCCGATCACCATGGGGGTCAGCAAGCAGCTGGTGCCGGTCTACGACAAGCCGATGATCTACTACCCGCTGTCCACGCTCATCATGGCGGGCATCCGCGACATCCAGGTGATCACCACGGGTGATGATGCACCCGCGTTCCACCGATTGCTCGGCGACGGCTCGCATTTCGGCATCAACCTCACCTATGCCGTACAGGATCGGCCCGACGGTCTGGCGCAGGCGTTCATCATCGGTGCCGACCATATCGGAAACGACTCGGCGGCATTGGTGTTGGGCGACAACATCTTCTATGGCCCGAGCCTGGGCACCAGCCTGACGCGGTTTCAAAACATCGACGGTGGTGCGATTTTCGCGTATTGGGTGGCCAATCCATCCGCCTACGGTGTGGTTGAGTTCAGCGACGACGGCATCGCGCTGTCCCTGGAGGAGAAGCCCGCAACTCCGAAGTCGCACTACGCGGTCCCCGGCCTGTACTTCTACGACAACGACGTCATTGAGATCGCGCGCTCGATAAAGCCCTCGGCCCGAGGAGAATACGAGATCACCGACGTCAACCGGACGTACCTGAACCAGGGTCGCCTTGCGGTCGAGGTCCTCGCCCGTGGAACCGCATGGCTGGACACCGGAACATTCGACTCGCTGCTGGACGCCAGCGATTACGTGCGCACCATCGAACGCCGACAGGGCCTGAAGATCGGTGCCCCCGAGGAAGTCGCCTGGCGCGCCGGATTCATCGACGACGACCAGTTGGCCACCCGCGCAAAGGAATTGCTCAAGTCCGGATACGGGGCGTATCTACTGGGGTTGTTGGAGCGCTAG
- a CDS encoding pyridoxal phosphate-dependent aminotransferase: MVGVTTHHVPLHNAGHHPRQRTFTQSSKLQDVLYEIRGPVHEHASRLEAEGHRILKLNIGNPAPFGFEAPDVIMRDMIQALPYAQGYSDSKGIQPARRAVFTRYELIENFPKFDIDDVYLGNGVSELITMTLQALLDNGDQVLIPAPDYPLWTASTSLAGGTPVHYLCDETQGWQPDIADLEAKITDRTKALVVINPNNPTGAVYSAEILEQMVELARKHQLLLLADEIYDKILYDDAQHICLATLAPDLLTLTFNGLSKAYRVAGYRSGWLVITGPKEHAASFLEGISLLANMRLCPNVPAQYAIQVALGGYQSIEDLVLPGGRLLEQRDVAWSKLNEIPGVSCVKPQGALYAFPRLDPEVYDIVDDEQLVLDLLLQEKILVTQGTGFNWPTPDHLRIVTLPWARDLANAIERLGNFLVSYRQ, translated from the coding sequence ATGGTGGGTGTGACGACGCACCACGTGCCCCTGCATAACGCGGGCCATCACCCGCGCCAGCGCACGTTCACGCAGTCATCCAAGCTGCAGGACGTTCTCTACGAGATCCGCGGACCGGTACACGAGCACGCGTCGCGACTGGAGGCCGAGGGCCACCGCATCCTCAAGCTGAACATCGGCAACCCGGCCCCGTTCGGGTTCGAGGCGCCCGACGTCATCATGCGCGACATGATCCAGGCGCTGCCGTATGCGCAGGGTTACTCCGATTCCAAGGGCATCCAACCCGCCCGGCGCGCGGTCTTCACCCGCTACGAGCTGATCGAGAACTTTCCGAAGTTCGACATCGACGATGTGTACCTCGGCAACGGGGTCTCCGAGCTGATCACGATGACACTGCAGGCGCTGCTGGACAACGGCGACCAGGTGCTCATCCCGGCGCCGGACTATCCGCTGTGGACCGCGTCGACCTCGCTGGCCGGCGGCACGCCGGTGCACTACCTGTGCGACGAGACCCAAGGCTGGCAGCCCGACATCGCCGATCTGGAAGCCAAGATCACCGACCGCACCAAGGCGCTGGTGGTGATCAATCCGAACAACCCGACCGGTGCGGTGTACAGCGCCGAAATCCTCGAGCAGATGGTCGAATTGGCGCGCAAGCATCAACTGCTGCTGCTCGCCGACGAGATCTACGACAAGATTCTCTACGACGACGCTCAGCACATCTGCCTGGCCACGCTGGCGCCGGATCTGCTCACGCTGACGTTCAACGGTTTGTCCAAGGCGTATCGCGTGGCCGGATACCGCTCGGGCTGGCTGGTGATCACCGGCCCCAAGGAACATGCGGCCAGTTTCCTCGAGGGCATCAGCCTGTTGGCCAACATGCGGCTGTGCCCGAATGTGCCTGCGCAGTACGCGATTCAGGTTGCGCTGGGCGGATATCAGAGCATCGAGGACCTGGTGTTGCCTGGCGGACGCCTGCTCGAACAGCGCGACGTCGCATGGTCGAAGCTCAACGAGATCCCCGGGGTCTCGTGCGTGAAACCCCAAGGCGCGCTTTATGCATTCCCTCGGCTGGACCCCGAGGTGTACGACATCGTCGACGATGAACAGCTGGTTCTCGACCTGCTGCTGCAGGAGAAGATCCTGGTCACCCAGGGCACCGGCTTCAACTGGCCGACACCCGATCATCTGCGCATCGTGACGCTGCCGTGGGCTCGTGATCTGGCCAACGCGATTGAGCGACTGGGCAACTTCCTGGTGAGCTACCGGCAGTAG
- a CDS encoding DUF4383 domain-containing protein: MVFLAVGVLGFIPGITTNYDQLSFAGHQSEAALLGIFNVSILHNLVHLAFGIAGVALARTLNGARMFLIGGGIVYLVLFVYGLVIDHHSAANFVPVNDADNWLHLVLGVGMVALGAALGRTRSDRPVGTGADLGRPGPR, encoded by the coding sequence GTGGTCTTCCTAGCTGTCGGCGTACTCGGCTTCATCCCGGGCATCACGACGAACTACGACCAGCTCAGCTTTGCGGGCCATCAATCGGAAGCGGCACTGCTCGGGATATTCAACGTGTCGATCCTGCACAACCTGGTGCACTTGGCATTCGGCATCGCAGGCGTTGCCTTGGCCCGCACCCTCAACGGCGCCCGCATGTTCCTCATCGGCGGCGGCATCGTGTACCTGGTGCTCTTCGTCTACGGGCTCGTGATCGATCACCACAGCGCAGCGAACTTCGTGCCCGTCAACGATGCCGACAATTGGCTGCATCTCGTGCTTGGCGTCGGGATGGTCGCCCTCGGCGCCGCTCTCGGCCGTACTCGCAGTGACAGGCCTGTCGGTACAGGTGCGGATCTCGGTCGCCCTGGACCCCGTTGA
- a CDS encoding YibE/F family protein: MTHSHAHSHSLQGPTPFGPLVAKVVVGLLIAIGVVTLAGAAWLWPSKQKVDIPLPFQNAAGGAVTTEAGHVASTSAAPCGYQSVGAVLTAPPAPAQGDLNCVQAFVAIDSGPNEGANTLLEFSGGAGQPQLAVGDQIRITRQVDPAGTTTYSFYDYERAWPLIGLAVTFALVVVAVARWRGLRALVGIVVAFVVLVVFMLPALRDGAAAIPVALVASSLILYAVIYLAHGVSLRTSAALLGTLASLSLAALLSWAAIALTHLTGLSEEENNAVETYLGNVSITGLLLAGFIVGSLGVLNDVTVTQASTAFELAAMEGASRRAVFVGAMRVGRDHIASTVYTLVLAYAGSALPLLLLFSVANRSLGDVLTSESVAIEIARSAVGGIALALSVPLTTAIAAMLATTSAPTTPVDTPRIRT, from the coding sequence GTGACGCACTCGCACGCGCATTCGCATTCCCTGCAGGGCCCAACCCCCTTCGGACCGCTCGTCGCCAAGGTTGTCGTCGGCCTGCTGATCGCCATCGGCGTCGTGACGCTGGCCGGGGCCGCCTGGCTGTGGCCGAGTAAGCAGAAGGTCGACATCCCGCTGCCGTTCCAGAACGCGGCGGGTGGTGCAGTCACCACCGAGGCGGGCCATGTGGCGTCGACCAGCGCCGCGCCGTGCGGGTACCAGTCGGTGGGCGCGGTGCTGACCGCCCCTCCGGCGCCCGCGCAGGGCGACCTCAACTGCGTGCAGGCGTTCGTCGCGATCGACTCCGGGCCGAACGAAGGCGCGAACACGCTGCTGGAGTTCAGCGGCGGAGCCGGGCAGCCCCAGCTCGCGGTCGGTGACCAGATCCGGATAACCCGTCAGGTCGACCCGGCCGGCACCACGACGTATTCCTTCTACGACTATGAGCGAGCGTGGCCGTTGATAGGGCTGGCGGTGACGTTCGCCCTGGTGGTCGTCGCAGTGGCCCGGTGGCGCGGATTGCGGGCGCTGGTCGGCATCGTCGTCGCCTTCGTGGTGCTCGTCGTGTTCATGCTGCCCGCCCTGCGTGACGGCGCCGCGGCCATCCCCGTCGCGTTGGTGGCGTCGTCGCTGATCCTCTATGCGGTCATCTACCTGGCACACGGCGTGAGCCTGCGCACCAGTGCGGCGCTGCTGGGCACGCTCGCCTCGTTGTCGTTGGCCGCGCTACTGTCCTGGGCCGCAATCGCGTTGACGCACTTGACCGGTCTCTCCGAAGAGGAGAACAACGCGGTCGAGACGTATTTGGGCAACGTGTCGATCACCGGCCTGCTGCTGGCCGGATTCATCGTCGGCTCGCTCGGTGTCCTCAACGACGTCACCGTCACCCAGGCGTCGACGGCCTTCGAGTTGGCTGCGATGGAGGGCGCCTCGCGCCGTGCGGTGTTCGTCGGCGCCATGCGGGTGGGGCGCGACCACATCGCCAGCACCGTCTACACGCTGGTGCTCGCGTACGCGGGTAGCGCGCTGCCGCTGCTGTTGTTGTTCAGCGTGGCCAACCGGTCGCTTGGCGATGTACTGACCAGCGAGAGCGTGGCCATCGAGATCGCACGCTCAGCGGTCGGCGGTATCGCGTTGGCGCTGTCGGTACCGTTGACGACTGCGATCGCGGCGATGCTCGCGACGACTAGCGCTCCAACAACCCCAGTAGATACGCCCCGTATCCGGACTTGA